The proteins below are encoded in one region of Numenius arquata chromosome W, bNumArq3.hap1.1, whole genome shotgun sequence:
- the LOC141476688 gene encoding alpha-ketoglutarate dehydrogenase component 4-like, producing MGSKMAAATRVLQVVKPHTPLIKFPDRKSSPRPKIQESLQASMPSLNASKAQESVGGRSPAFQNISPVGRVQGIPDTSELARTLRQKYRRKLMSDEEIEYIQRGGPE from the exons ATGGGCAGTAAGATGGCGGCTGCCACAAGAGTCCTTCAG GTAGTTAAACCACATACTCCGTTAATTAAGTTCCCAGACAGAAAAAGTAGTCCCAGACCTAAAA TACAGGAATCTCTACAAGCAAGTATGCCATCTCTCAATGCTTCAAAAGCACAGGAATCTGTAGGAGGCAGATCAccagcatttcaaaatatttcacctGTTGGTAGAGTACAAGGAATACCAGACACTTCTGAATTAGCAAGAACCTTACGtcagaaatacagaaggaaaCTTATGTCAGATGAAGAGATTGAATATATTCAA CGTGGAGGTCCAGAATAA